From one Thalassospira lucentensis genomic stretch:
- a CDS encoding sodium:calcium antiporter, which yields MLPAIATLPLWSIIGLFSICAVVIGFAGTRLATIALKLAERTGMGQIIAGAVFVGMSTSLPGSVLSVTTAWQGHTDLAIGNALGGIAAQTTFLAIADFLYRRGNLEHAAASATGLAQATLLVSMLALPLLAYAGPDWTILHIHPVSILLFILYGFGLSLLAEIRHQPMWRPRKTDLTDEDAKEDDADYHPESTLRLWAEFLAFAAITAVAGYTIGESGLAIVDKTGISETAVGTFLTAIATSLPELVSAIAAVRMGAVNLAVGDIIGGNAFDVLFLAASDFAYRDGSIYAAFSPQHLFTIALVILMTGILLLGMLNRERRGLANIGWESVSILCLYGMSIFYLSG from the coding sequence ATGCTGCCTGCAATTGCAACCCTTCCGCTTTGGTCCATTATCGGACTGTTTTCAATCTGTGCAGTGGTGATCGGCTTCGCCGGAACTCGGTTGGCAACGATTGCCCTTAAGCTCGCCGAACGGACCGGCATGGGACAAATCATAGCGGGTGCGGTTTTTGTCGGCATGTCGACCAGCCTGCCCGGAAGTGTGCTTTCGGTAACGACGGCGTGGCAAGGACACACCGATCTTGCCATCGGTAATGCGCTGGGTGGCATTGCTGCCCAGACGACCTTTCTGGCAATCGCCGATTTTCTGTATCGCAGGGGTAATCTGGAACATGCCGCGGCCAGCGCAACCGGCTTGGCGCAGGCAACCCTGCTGGTCAGCATGCTTGCCCTGCCGCTTCTGGCCTATGCTGGTCCAGACTGGACAATATTGCATATCCATCCGGTATCGATCCTGTTGTTCATTCTGTATGGCTTTGGCCTGTCACTGCTCGCCGAAATCAGGCATCAGCCAATGTGGCGACCGCGCAAAACCGACCTGACCGACGAGGATGCCAAAGAAGACGACGCAGATTACCATCCCGAAAGCACGCTTCGTCTGTGGGCAGAGTTTCTGGCCTTTGCCGCAATAACAGCCGTCGCCGGTTACACTATTGGCGAAAGCGGACTGGCCATCGTCGATAAAACCGGCATTAGCGAGACAGCAGTTGGCACCTTCCTGACCGCGATTGCGACATCGCTGCCCGAACTTGTTTCGGCAATTGCAGCTGTCCGCATGGGAGCCGTCAATCTGGCAGTTGGGGATATTATCGGTGGCAATGCGTTTGATGTTCTGTTTCTGGCCGCATCGGACTTCGCCTATCGCGATGGATCGATTTACGCCGCATTCAGTCCGCAGCACCTGTTTACCATCGCCCTTGTCATACTGATGACAGGCATCCTTCTGTTGGGGATGCTCAACCGCGAACGCAGGGGACTTGCCAATATCGGCTGGGAGAGCGTTTCAATCCTGTGCCTTTATGGCATGTCGATATTTTATCTTTCGGGATAG
- a CDS encoding DUF1427 family protein — protein sequence MKIVFGLLLAILIGIGCRVIDIPVPAPPAMTGALLVLAMTIGYLVVDRWFPHRRCDNRKNCAGPIGHVPKAGE from the coding sequence ATGAAAATCGTATTTGGACTTTTGCTGGCGATCCTGATTGGCATCGGTTGCCGGGTGATCGATATCCCGGTTCCTGCCCCGCCTGCCATGACAGGTGCGCTTCTGGTACTTGCCATGACGATTGGCTATCTGGTGGTGGATCGCTGGTTCCCGCATCGTCGCTGTGACAATCGTAAAAATTGCGCTGGTCCGATTGGACACGTGCCCAAGGCTGGAGAGTAG
- a CDS encoding hydrolase, producing the protein MSKLELLTPKNSQIIFIDHQPQMAFGVQSIDRQVLKNNTVGLAKAAKIFNIPTTITTVETESFSGHTYPELLAVFPENPLLERTSMNSWDDQKVRDALAANGRKKVIVSGLWTEVCNNSFAFCAMLEGGYEIYMVADASGGTSVDAHNYAMDRMVQAGVVPVTWQQVLLEWQRDWAHRETYNDVMALVKEHSGAYGMGVDYAYTMVHKAPERVEHGPRLAPQAAS; encoded by the coding sequence ATGTCAAAGCTCGAACTTCTTACTCCGAAAAATTCGCAGATCATCTTCATCGATCATCAACCGCAAATGGCATTCGGCGTTCAGTCGATTGACCGCCAGGTTCTGAAAAACAACACCGTTGGCCTTGCGAAGGCAGCCAAGATTTTCAACATCCCGACCACGATCACGACCGTCGAAACCGAGAGCTTCTCGGGCCATACCTATCCGGAACTTCTGGCAGTATTTCCTGAAAATCCGCTTCTTGAACGGACCTCGATGAATTCCTGGGACGATCAGAAAGTACGCGATGCACTGGCGGCAAACGGCCGCAAAAAAGTAATCGTTTCCGGCCTGTGGACCGAAGTCTGTAACAACTCCTTCGCGTTCTGTGCAATGCTTGAAGGCGGTTATGAAATCTATATGGTCGCCGATGCATCCGGCGGTACGTCGGTCGATGCGCATAATTATGCGATGGATCGTATGGTGCAGGCCGGTGTCGTACCGGTCACCTGGCAGCAGGTTCTGCTGGAATGGCAGCGCGACTGGGCACACCGTGAAACCTACAACGATGTAATGGCACTCGTGAAAGAACATTCCGGCGCATATGGCATGGGCGTCGATTATGCCTACACCATGGTTCACAAGGCACCGGAACGTGTCGAACACGGTCCGCGCCTCGCACCGCAGGCTGCTTCCTGA
- a CDS encoding MFS transporter, which produces MNTQKSENTPGTAAGPWSPFRHRAFAFLWIATVVSNIGTWMHDVGAGWLMTELSPSPFVVALVQAATTLPVFLFAIFAGALADLMDRRKLLLAVNLVMAGLAAALSSLVYLQLVTPPILIAFTFMMGTCAALMAPAWQAIVPSLVDKSRLAPAIALNSMGINVSRAIGPALAGFLIVSAGLVAPFALNAISFVGILVVLFFWKPAKPEQIMPREKVFGAMRAGLRYVFNSPPVIATLVRAVAFFVFASAYWAMLPLIAREVLSGGPQLYGILLASVGAGAVIGAVVLPRIKARLGADKTVMAGTVGTASVLVAFALVQQPVVAVIASFIAGASWIAVLSSFNVSAQTALPDWVRARGLSVFLTLFFGAMSGGSILWGWVADQFSIETALLCAAAGAIVLMFATMRFALNQGADLDLAPSMHWPEPIIGEDVEHDRGPVMIRISYRIADTDRETFGDLMKAMRKARQRHGAYHWNLYQDSKQADLFTEVWSEGSWIEHLRHHKRVTGTDRVLQEQVNKLHQGEDKPLVQHLIAAR; this is translated from the coding sequence ATGAATACGCAAAAATCAGAAAACACCCCCGGAACCGCAGCGGGCCCGTGGTCGCCTTTCCGCCATCGTGCTTTTGCCTTCCTCTGGATCGCAACCGTTGTTTCAAATATCGGAACATGGATGCATGACGTTGGTGCGGGTTGGTTGATGACGGAACTTTCACCATCCCCCTTCGTCGTCGCACTGGTACAGGCGGCAACCACCTTGCCGGTGTTTCTGTTCGCGATATTTGCCGGTGCTCTGGCCGATCTGATGGATCGTCGCAAGTTGCTGCTTGCGGTCAACCTCGTGATGGCAGGATTGGCGGCGGCTTTGTCATCACTTGTTTATCTGCAACTGGTAACGCCGCCGATCCTGATTGCCTTTACCTTCATGATGGGAACCTGCGCGGCACTTATGGCACCTGCCTGGCAGGCAATTGTCCCGTCGCTGGTTGATAAATCGCGTTTGGCGCCTGCTATCGCGCTGAATTCGATGGGGATCAATGTCAGTCGTGCAATCGGTCCGGCATTGGCCGGCTTCCTGATTGTGTCTGCCGGGCTGGTTGCACCTTTTGCACTTAACGCGATCAGCTTTGTCGGCATTCTGGTTGTGTTGTTCTTCTGGAAACCGGCAAAGCCCGAACAGATTATGCCGCGTGAAAAGGTTTTCGGGGCGATGCGCGCGGGGCTTCGTTATGTATTTAACAGCCCGCCGGTCATTGCGACGCTGGTGCGCGCGGTGGCGTTCTTTGTCTTTGCAAGTGCCTATTGGGCGATGCTGCCGCTGATTGCGCGTGAAGTGTTGTCAGGCGGCCCGCAGCTTTATGGCATCCTGCTTGCCAGTGTCGGTGCCGGGGCGGTTATCGGGGCCGTTGTTTTACCGCGGATCAAGGCGCGTCTGGGGGCTGATAAAACCGTCATGGCCGGAACGGTTGGCACGGCGTCGGTTCTTGTTGCCTTTGCCCTGGTCCAGCAGCCGGTTGTTGCGGTGATCGCATCCTTTATTGCCGGGGCATCGTGGATTGCCGTTCTGTCATCCTTCAATGTTTCCGCACAGACGGCATTGCCTGATTGGGTTCGGGCGCGTGGTTTGTCTGTCTTTCTGACGCTGTTTTTCGGTGCGATGTCGGGTGGCAGTATCCTTTGGGGCTGGGTTGCAGATCAGTTTTCGATTGAAACGGCGCTATTATGTGCGGCAGCCGGGGCGATTGTTCTGATGTTTGCCACCATGCGGTTTGCCCTTAATCAGGGGGCGGACCTTGATCTTGCACCATCGATGCATTGGCCAGAACCGATAATCGGTGAGGATGTCGAACATGATCGCGGCCCTGTCATGATCCGGATTTCCTATCGCATTGCCGATACGGACCGCGAGACTTTTGGTGATCTGATGAAAGCCATGCGCAAGGCGCGCCAGCGTCATGGTGCCTATCATTGGAACCTGTATCAGGACAGCAAGCAGGCTGATCTGTTTACCGAGGTATGGTCTGAAGGCTCATGGATAGAACATCTGCGCCATCACAAACGGGTAACCGGCACTGATCGCGTCCTTCAGGAACAGGTCAACAAACTGCATCAGGGAGAAGACAAGCCGCTGGTCCAACATCTGATCGCCGCACGGTGA
- a CDS encoding DUF4198 domain-containing protein, with protein MFQSKFTTPLAIAALGCLIGYGATAHEFIASSKTDPANDKNTAVFILDSTHVFGSAEEAEAPKHVAAQLITPSAATDLDVSENADAPNLTGTFTLSDEPAWLVGHRLPVIWSQTPDGWKEGGSDVNPDAIASSRFEKFSKNLTGGDGNAAFVSTPLGHTLEIVPLSDPRATGIGDDIDVQVLLNGQPYSTSVLATYAGFTETPSSYAYYTETMSDDRGSGIAKIRISAPGLWVVRVAADLPDVEEGVGVHNLRATMTFDIAQ; from the coding sequence ATGTTTCAATCAAAGTTCACAACCCCGCTTGCAATTGCCGCGCTGGGGTGCCTGATTGGTTATGGTGCAACGGCCCACGAATTCATCGCCAGCAGCAAAACCGACCCCGCAAATGACAAAAACACTGCTGTATTCATCCTCGATTCGACCCATGTTTTCGGCTCCGCCGAAGAAGCCGAAGCCCCAAAGCATGTAGCCGCACAATTAATCACTCCCTCGGCCGCCACCGATCTTGATGTTAGCGAAAATGCGGATGCCCCCAATCTGACCGGTACCTTTACCCTTTCCGACGAACCGGCATGGCTTGTCGGACATCGCCTTCCGGTGATCTGGTCACAGACACCCGATGGCTGGAAAGAAGGCGGGTCGGATGTGAATCCGGATGCCATTGCATCCTCGCGCTTTGAAAAGTTTTCCAAGAACCTGACCGGCGGTGACGGAAATGCAGCGTTTGTTTCAACACCACTCGGCCACACGCTTGAGATCGTGCCCCTAAGCGATCCGCGCGCGACAGGCATCGGGGATGATATCGATGTTCAGGTCCTGCTGAACGGGCAGCCCTATTCGACCAGCGTTCTGGCAACCTATGCCGGATTTACCGAAACACCATCTTCCTATGCTTATTATACCGAAACCATGAGCGACGATCGCGGCAGCGGCATTGCCAAAATCCGCATCAGTGCGCCGGGTCTATGGGTGGTCCGTGTTGCCGCTGATCTTCCCGATGTCGAGGAAGGTGTGGGCGTGCACAATCTGCGTGCCACGATGACCTTTGACATTGCGCAATAA
- a CDS encoding PH domain-containing protein: MSRKNDTNAESKPFKGIRRHLHDGEVVIMDLPISPVSILVPGLIKIIWIAILIYASYHWRAIYDFLMPQARALLTGPEAFAALDRVWEEYEFVFSIALFGVIIALISIVWKLLKRALGVSTRAARDSILLPLTAIRDLFFFERVITNNRIVTRSGVLRKDQDDRGFESIKSTQISKSVIGNIFDYGDLHITDRLGHSFTLRQVTGPETVAKELSDFFGRVRPDNRNGEPIDITHRAREEAIEHNENKPVARPEGEVF; the protein is encoded by the coding sequence ATGAGCCGGAAAAACGACACCAATGCGGAAAGCAAACCCTTCAAGGGCATCCGCCGCCATCTGCATGACGGCGAGGTGGTCATCATGGATTTGCCGATTTCGCCGGTTTCGATCCTTGTCCCCGGTCTCATCAAGATCATCTGGATTGCGATTCTGATTTACGCATCCTATCACTGGCGGGCAATTTACGATTTCCTCATGCCGCAGGCACGCGCCCTTCTGACCGGACCTGAAGCCTTTGCCGCGCTGGATCGCGTTTGGGAAGAATATGAATTCGTGTTTTCAATTGCCCTGTTCGGGGTGATCATTGCGCTGATTTCGATTGTCTGGAAACTTTTGAAACGTGCCCTTGGCGTTTCAACGCGCGCTGCACGCGATAGCATTCTCTTGCCGCTTACGGCCATTCGCGATCTGTTTTTCTTTGAACGTGTCATCACCAATAACCGGATCGTAACACGCAGCGGCGTTCTGCGAAAAGATCAAGATGATCGCGGGTTTGAGTCCATCAAAAGCACCCAGATCAGCAAAAGTGTAATCGGCAATATCTTTGATTATGGTGATCTGCATATTACCGACCGGCTAGGTCACAGCTTCACGCTGCGTCAGGTGACAGGTCCGGAAACCGTCGCAAAGGAACTTTCCGATTTCTTTGGCCGTGTCCGCCCCGATAACCGCAACGGCGAGCCGATTGATATCACGCATCGCGCCCGTGAAGAAGCGATTGAACACAACGAAAACAAGCCGGTGGCACGTCCGGAAGGGGAAGTGTTTTAA
- a CDS encoding amidohydrolase: protein MKDTADTIIYNAKVTTLDPKTPEAEAIAIADGKVLAVGDEAGIRKLADRKTKMINGGGRRIIPGLNDSHTHLIRGGLNFNMELRWENVPSVADALRMLKTQAAVTPAPQWVRVVGGWSEFQFAERRMPTLDEINAAAPDTPVFILHLYGRALLNQAAIKVLGFDKNTPNPPGGVIEKDAKGNPTGLLLAKPSALILYSTLAKGPKLPIEDQINSTRHYMREMNRLGITSVIDAGGGGQNYPEDYDVIQRLHDDRQMTVRIAYNLFAQNAGNELSDYERWVGMTEPGAGDDMLRMNGAGENLAWSAADFENFLEPRPDLAPVMESELEPIVELLAEREWPFRIHATYDETIDRFLGVFERVNGKQPFKTRFIIDHAETVSERNIERIKALGGGIAIQHRMAFQGEYFVDRYGKDAAMATPPVSKMLEYGLPVGAGTDATRVASYDPWVGLYWLTTGKTVGGMSLYDNDNVLDRETALMLWTKGSAWFSGEADVKGTLAPGQYADLAILSADYLSVPPEEIRRINSVMTMVGGKVVYGEGGYQSLSPEIPPASPSWSPVLHQKSPGQRPESHAHHAERACHDACNHGCGVHGHDHGIAWNNPVPVADAKSFWGALGCSCFAV from the coding sequence ATGAAAGACACCGCCGACACCATCATTTACAACGCCAAGGTCACGACACTCGACCCAAAGACTCCGGAAGCAGAAGCCATCGCGATTGCCGATGGCAAGGTTCTTGCGGTCGGTGACGAAGCCGGGATACGCAAACTGGCCGATCGCAAAACCAAAATGATCAATGGCGGCGGCCGTCGCATCATTCCGGGGCTGAATGACAGCCATACCCACCTTATTCGCGGTGGTCTTAACTTCAACATGGAATTGCGCTGGGAAAACGTGCCGTCCGTTGCCGACGCGCTACGCATGCTTAAAACGCAGGCGGCTGTCACGCCAGCCCCGCAATGGGTGCGTGTTGTTGGCGGCTGGTCGGAATTCCAGTTTGCCGAACGCCGGATGCCAACCCTTGATGAAATCAATGCTGCCGCACCAGATACGCCGGTTTTCATCCTGCACCTTTATGGGCGTGCTTTATTGAACCAGGCCGCAATCAAGGTTCTTGGTTTTGATAAAAACACACCAAACCCGCCCGGTGGTGTCATTGAAAAGGATGCCAAGGGTAATCCGACCGGTTTGCTGCTGGCGAAACCATCTGCCTTGATTCTGTATTCTACGCTGGCCAAGGGTCCCAAGCTTCCGATTGAGGATCAGATCAATTCCACCCGTCACTATATGCGCGAAATGAACCGTCTTGGCATCACCAGCGTCATTGATGCGGGCGGCGGCGGGCAGAATTATCCCGAAGATTACGATGTCATTCAGCGTTTGCATGATGATAGACAAATGACTGTGCGCATCGCCTATAACCTGTTTGCGCAAAACGCCGGGAACGAGCTTAGCGATTATGAACGCTGGGTCGGAATGACCGAACCGGGTGCTGGCGATGATATGTTGCGGATGAACGGCGCCGGTGAAAACCTTGCCTGGTCCGCAGCAGATTTTGAAAACTTCCTTGAACCGCGCCCCGATCTGGCACCGGTCATGGAAAGCGAACTCGAACCCATCGTCGAATTGCTGGCTGAACGCGAATGGCCGTTCCGCATTCATGCGACCTATGACGAAACCATCGACCGTTTCCTCGGTGTTTTCGAACGGGTGAATGGCAAACAGCCGTTCAAGACGCGGTTTATCATTGATCATGCCGAGACCGTTTCCGAACGCAATATCGAACGGATCAAGGCACTGGGCGGCGGGATCGCGATCCAGCATCGCATGGCATTCCAGGGCGAATATTTTGTCGACCGTTACGGCAAGGATGCTGCCATGGCGACCCCGCCTGTTTCCAAAATGCTGGAATATGGTCTTCCGGTCGGGGCGGGAACGGATGCGACCCGCGTTGCATCCTATGACCCGTGGGTCGGTCTTTACTGGCTTACTACCGGCAAGACGGTTGGCGGTATGTCACTTTATGACAATGACAACGTTCTTGATCGTGAAACTGCACTCATGCTGTGGACAAAAGGGTCGGCATGGTTCTCGGGCGAGGCGGATGTCAAAGGTACGCTGGCACCTGGACAATATGCCGATCTGGCCATCCTTTCCGCTGACTATCTAAGCGTCCCGCCCGAAGAAATCCGCCGGATTAACTCGGTCATGACCATGGTTGGCGGCAAAGTGGTTTACGGCGAAGGAGGGTATCAGTCCCTGTCGCCGGAAATCCCACCAGCATCTCCTTCGTGGAGTCCGGTTTTGCATCAAAAAAGCCCGGGACAGCGCCCGGAATCCCATGCTCATCACGCGGAGCGCGCATGCCATGACGCATGTAACCATGGTTGCGGTGTCCACGGACATGATCACGGGATTGCCTGGAATAATCCTGTGCCGGTTGCGGATGCGAAATCGTTCTGGGGGGCGCTGGGTTGCTCCTGCTTTGCCGTCTAG
- a CDS encoding DMT family transporter, whose amino-acid sequence MIPFFGEAAAFTAAMAWATSSMIFSNIGGKVGAQTVNRGRLACSITCLTLLHWLLEGQPWPNAVTWEQLGWLSLSSVLGLVIGDAMLFQAFVTLGARLSMLMMSTVPIMGAVLGWVLFDEVLSLQEMSGIALGIGGILLVIMMKKGRPVGLEGRNYLVGILFGLGGAIGQVANLVTAKYALIGGYSALSATWIRTFVAVVIMWGIAIAMGRARRTIVACSAPDVGRWLFLGAFIGPALGVWLSMVAVQNANVGIASTLMALPPVLLIVYEGLILRRPVGPQAIIGTCMAFGGVALLFLH is encoded by the coding sequence ATGATCCCGTTCTTCGGTGAAGCCGCCGCCTTTACTGCCGCTATGGCTTGGGCGACGTCGAGCATGATTTTCTCCAACATTGGCGGCAAGGTCGGTGCGCAGACAGTCAATCGCGGGCGTCTTGCCTGCTCGATTACGTGTCTTACATTGCTGCATTGGCTGCTTGAAGGGCAGCCATGGCCGAATGCCGTGACATGGGAACAGCTTGGCTGGCTGTCACTGTCTTCGGTTCTGGGGCTTGTGATCGGCGATGCCATGCTGTTTCAGGCCTTTGTGACCCTGGGGGCGCGGCTATCGATGCTGATGATGTCGACCGTGCCGATCATGGGGGCGGTGTTGGGCTGGGTTCTGTTTGACGAAGTCCTCAGCCTTCAGGAAATGTCGGGTATTGCGCTTGGCATTGGTGGCATTCTTTTGGTCATCATGATGAAAAAGGGGCGCCCTGTCGGGCTGGAGGGACGCAATTATCTGGTCGGTATTCTGTTTGGACTTGGTGGCGCCATTGGACAGGTCGCCAATCTGGTGACGGCGAAATATGCACTGATCGGCGGCTATTCCGCACTGTCGGCAACATGGATCAGAACTTTTGTCGCGGTTGTGATCATGTGGGGAATTGCGATTGCCATGGGGCGTGCCCGACGCACGATCGTGGCGTGTAGTGCGCCGGATGTCGGGCGTTGGCTGTTTCTTGGTGCCTTTATCGGTCCTGCTTTGGGGGTATGGCTTTCGATGGTGGCGGTTCAGAATGCCAATGTCGGGATTGCCTCGACCCTGATGGCGTTGCCGCCGGTTCTGCTGATTGTTTACGAAGGTCTGATTTTGCGCCGCCCGGTCGGCCCGCAGGCCATCATCGGGACCTGCATGGCCTTTGGCGGGGTTGCCCTTTTATTCCTGCATTGA
- the blaOXA gene encoding class D beta-lactamase: MQRTSLIFLLGVMFAPFNATAETKTVCTLISDTKTGKTIVEEGECKTRATAASTFKIAISLMGFDSGILTDAHHPVWSFKEGYPDWRTAWHEDTDPQYWIEQSVVWYSQQINIRLGEARFRNYVTSFDYGNADVSGDAGKQNGLTRSWLSSSLQISPAEQIEFISKMIRGELPIGKQAREMAMGLFDMGVQANGWHVFGKTGAGLSQNADGRTIKGQPWGWFVGWATRGEQTITFARLTHDSTRPAKSPGFAARDTFLAEYFATDGAF, translated from the coding sequence TTGCAACGTACCAGCCTGATTTTTCTTCTTGGCGTAATGTTCGCCCCCTTCAATGCCACGGCGGAAACCAAAACGGTTTGCACCCTGATTTCGGATACCAAAACCGGCAAGACCATTGTTGAGGAAGGAGAATGTAAAACCCGCGCAACGGCGGCCTCGACCTTCAAGATCGCCATCAGTCTGATGGGATTTGACAGTGGCATCCTGACCGATGCCCATCATCCCGTATGGTCGTTCAAGGAAGGCTATCCAGACTGGCGCACCGCATGGCACGAGGATACGGATCCGCAATACTGGATCGAACAATCCGTCGTCTGGTATTCGCAACAGATCAATATCAGACTGGGAGAGGCAAGGTTTCGCAACTATGTCACATCCTTTGATTACGGAAATGCCGATGTATCCGGGGATGCCGGAAAACAGAACGGCCTGACGCGATCATGGCTAAGCTCGTCCTTGCAAATCTCGCCTGCCGAACAGATCGAATTCATTTCAAAAATGATCCGGGGCGAGTTGCCCATCGGCAAACAGGCCCGCGAAATGGCAATGGGGCTGTTTGACATGGGTGTTCAGGCAAATGGCTGGCATGTATTTGGCAAAACCGGTGCTGGCCTGTCGCAAAATGCCGATGGCCGCACGATCAAGGGGCAACCGTGGGGCTGGTTTGTGGGTTGGGCAACCCGCGGCGAGCAAACCATCACATTTGCCAGACTGACCCATGACAGCACACGCCCGGCAAAATCGCCCGGTTTTGCTGCACGCGATACGTTTTTGGCCGAATATTTTGCAACAGACGGTGCCTTTTGA
- a CDS encoding DUF1427 family protein: MWQLLTGIGLGLAIGGGCRWLDLPLPAPPKIVGALLVVAMTAGFVITDHILTVQ; this comes from the coding sequence ATGTGGCAACTTCTGACCGGGATTGGACTGGGACTTGCGATTGGTGGCGGATGTCGCTGGCTTGATTTGCCTTTGCCAGCGCCTCCGAAAATTGTCGGTGCACTTTTGGTGGTAGCGATGACGGCTGGGTTTGTGATTACCGATCACATCCTGACCGTGCAATAG